The Bacteroidota bacterium genomic interval ACATTAAAGTCGAATTTTAAGTCAGCTATGATTTTTCTTGCAACTTCTGGTAGTCCGTCTTTCTTGACCAAAGGAAGAACAGCAGCTTTGTAAGGAGCTAAAACAGCAGGTAATTTCAATACTGTACGTTCGCTTCCGTCTTCAAGTTTTTCGTCAACTAACGAAGTAGAGAATATTGCCAGGAACATTCTGTCAACACCAATTGATGTTTCAACTACGTAAGGAACATAGTTTTTGTTAAGTTCTGGATCGAAGAACTGAAGTTTCTTTCCTGAATGTTTTTCGTGACTTGCCAAATCAAAGTCAGTACGCGAATGAATACCTTCCAGTTCTTTGAATCCAAACGGGAAATTAAATTCAATATCAGCTGCGGCATTGGCGTAATGAGCTAATTTATCATGATCGTGGAAACGATAATTTTCCTCGCCCAATCCAAGAGATCTATGCCAGTTCATACGTGTTTCTTTCCAGTGATCATACCATTTCATCTCATCACCCGGACGAACAAAGTATTGCATTTCCATCTGTTCGAACTCACGCATACGGAATATAAACTGACGTGCAACAATTTCGTTACGGAAGGCTTTACCGATTTGAGCAATTCCAAATGGAATTTTCATACGGCCGGTTTTTTGAACGTTGAGGTAGTTTACAAAAATACCCTGTGCAGTTTCCGGACGCAGGTACAGATCCATTGCCCCTTCGGCAGTAGCCCCGAGTTTTGTACCGAACATCAGGTTGAACTGCTTTACATCGGTCCAGTTTTTTGAGCCTGTTTCAGGATCGGCAATTCCAAGTTCTTCGATCAAAGCTTTTACGTCTTCTAAATCTTCAGCATCCAAAGATTTAGCCATACGCTCCATAATTTCTCTTTGTTTTTGGCGGTAGCCTAATACACGGGGATTTGTAGCTTCGAATTCAGCTTTATCAAAATCATCTCCAAAACGTTTTGCCGCTTTTTTGATTTCTTTTTCAGCCTTCTGGTTTATTTTTTCTACGTAATCCTCGATAAGAACATCGGCTCTGTATCTTTTTTTGGAATCTTTATTGTCGATTAAGGGATCGTTAAAAGCATCGACGTGTCCCGATGCTTTCCATGTTGTTGGGTGCATGAAGATTGCGGAGTCCAGTCCTACAATATTTTCGTGCATTTGTACCATGGCTTTCCACCAATATTCCTTTATATTCTTCTTCAATTCGGCACCGTTTTGACCGTAGTCGTAAACTGCGCTTAATCCGTCATAAATCTCGCTCGACTGAAATACATATCCGTACTCTTTTGCATGCGATAATACCTTCTTGAATTTGTCTTCGCTCTTAGCCATTGCTAAAGATATATTGTGCCTGCCTTGTCGGCTGACAGGTTAATGCTTCGCTTTAAAATAATTGCGCAAGATAGCTAATTTTGTTGAACTGTTGAACTGTTAGTTTGTTTATTGCATTGTGCAGTCTTTAAAAATTATTGTTTTATCATTTTACCCGATATTCAATGATTTACCATTCATTAAAGCCCCTGTTTGACTGTATTACGCAGTCAGGTGTATAGCCTGCCTTTTTCGGCAGGCGGGCCGGCTCAAAAAACTCATTTTGATACCTATAAATAAATACTATCTTTACAAATTGACATAAGAATAGTTTTATGAACCGTATCAGTCAGGCAAATTGTTAAAAATGTGCTGATTAGGCTGTCTAAATATATAAATAAATGGGTTGCAACGGTTGTACTCAAGTAGTAAATGGGCTACCCGAAGGTTGTAGAAGCAATGGTGTTTGCAGTACCGATGGAGGTAACAAGCTCAATGTTTTTAACTGGTTGTCGGATATGAAAATACCGACGGATCAGGAGGCTTTTGATGTAGTAGAAGTTAGGTTTAAAAATTCGCGAAAAGGATTTTATAGAAACGTAAATAATATAAAACTTAATATAGGTGATGCAGTTGCTGTAGAAGCGTCGCCGGGGCATGATGTTGGAGTGGTTTCTTTGACGGGTGAACTGATGAAAGTTCAGGCCCGTGAGAAAAATGTAAGTACTGATGATGTGTCAATACTGAAAGTTTATCGCAAGGCAACCCAGCGCGACATTGATATTTGGAAAACCGCACGCGATCGTGAGTGGGATACGATGATTACTTCGAGAAAAATTGCTGACAGACTGGGGCTGAAGATGAAGATTTCCGATATTGAGTATCAGGGAGATAATTCGAAGGCCATTTTTTATTATACGGCAGAAGAAAGAGTTGATTTCAGGGTTTTAATAAAAGAGTTGGCATCTACATTTTCTATCAGAATTGAGATGAAACAGATCGGACTTCGTCAGGAAGCTGCCCGATTGGGAGGAATAGGTTCATGTGGCAGGGAACTTTGCTGTACAACATGGCTTACCGATTTTAGGTCTGTAACAACTACAGCAGCGAGATACCAGCAACTTTCGTTAAATCCGCAGAAATTGGCAGGACAATGTGGAAAACTAAAATGTTGTTTGAATTTCGAGTTAGATTCTTACCTGGATTCTCTTAAAGAATTCCCTTCACCTGAGACAGTGTTGAAGACTGAAAAAGGAAGAGCATTTTTCCAAAAGATGGATATTTTTAAGGGTGTGATTTGGTATTCTTATCAGGAAGAGCCAATGAATTGGCATCCGGTTCCTGTTTCTAGTGTAAATGATATTATTTCGTCGAATAAGGAAGGTGTTTCTGTTGCTTCGCTTGAGGAGTATAGCGAGGAGATAGTTTCTGCCAAGAAAGTTGATTTCCACAAGGTAGTGGGGCAGGACGATTTAAACAGGTTCGACAAGAGAAAAGATCAGGGCAGAAGAAGGTTAAGTCAACGAAATAAGAAAAGAGGAAGCGGGTTAAAACGAAAAGGGGAAGAAGTAGGCTCGAAGAAAGATGCTGTTAAGCCATCCAGACCTTCGCGATTATCAAAGCCCGTAAAGGAATCAAAACAACAGAGACCTGTTTCGGAGAAGAAGACTGATGCTAAGCCACAAGGTAAAAAGACCGGGGCTGATAAGCAAAATCAACCCAAAACCGAGCAGAAAAAAAATCCAAGAGGAAAGTTCAGATTCAACAAGAATAAACCCGGAAGATTTAACAAGAAGTCGGGAGGCTCGGGAAATAAACCTGAAGGTTCAGACAATAAAAAGGACAGTTAATTTGTTAGTTTAAGATGAGGTTTTTATTTGTGCCGGTATTATTTATTTTGTTTATCACATCTTGCGATGAGAACAGAGTATATGATAATTATGTGGGTATTCCGGATGCCACATGGAATAAGGATAGTATTATAGAGTTTAACTTCAGTTTAGAAGATACTTTATCTAAGAATCAGGTGTTTATAAATGTGAGAAACACTGTAGATTACCAATACAGTAATCTTTACCTGTTTACCAAAGTTAGTTTTCCGGATGGGAAGATTTTGCAGGACACACTTGAATACGAGATGACCGATGTTGACGGACAATGGCTTGGTGAGGGATTGTCGGGTTTGAAAAGCAATCTTTTATACTATAAAAAAGATGTTGTTTTTTATGCAAAGGGCGATTATACGGTGAGTATACAGCACGGCATGAGGACAGAAAATCTTGAGGGTATTCAGGATGTTGGATTAAGAATTGAAAGTGAATAATACCAAAAGGTTTCTGATATTTATTTGGTATAAAATAAAATAAAAAAATATAAGCAATGGCTAAATCCAAGAAGAAAGGAGAGTCTATGAAAAAAGTATTTCTCCGTTTTACATTTTATTTCTGGCTAATTTTTGGTTTAGGTGTTTTTTCGGTGTTTGTCATATTTTATGGAGCATCCAACGGGTGGTTGGGTGAGCTTCCAACATTTGAGCAAATAGAGAATCCGGAGAGTAATTTCGCCTCGGAAATATATTCGTCAGATGGTGTTGTTATCGGAAAATACTACGACGAAAACCGCTCACCGGTTAAATATGATGAACTTTCGCCATATTTGGTTGATGCATTGATCTCAACAGAAGATGAGAGGTTTAGAGATCATTCCGGAATAGATTTTAAATCGCTTGCCAGAGCCGTTGTAATGCTCGGACAAGGCGGTGGAGGTAGTACAATTACCCAGCAACTTGCCAAAATGTTGTTTACCGGAACTGCATCGCGAAGTCCGATAGAAAGGGTGAAGCAAAAAATTAAGGAATGGGTTATTTCCATCAAGCTTGAGCGACAATACACAAAGGATGAGATAATCATGATGTATTTCAATAAGTTCGATTTTAATTATCTGGCAGTGGGAATAAATTCTGCCGCAAAAATATACTTCAATACAACTCCGCAGGATTTAAAAATAGAAGAAGCTGCAATGTTGGTTGGGATGGCAAAAAATCCGTCACTATATAACCCCAGAAGGAGAGAAGAGATTACAACACAGCGTAGAAATACTGTATTTTTACAGATGGAGCGTAACGGAGTTCTTAATGAAACTCAGGTAGATTCTTTATCAAATCTTCCAATAAAGTTAGACTTTAATCCTGAAAGTCACGATCAGGGTATAGCGACTTATTTTAGAGAGTATTTACGCGATTATCTGAAAAAATGGATAAAGGAACAT includes:
- a CDS encoding glycine--tRNA ligase, whose protein sequence is MAKSEDKFKKVLSHAKEYGYVFQSSEIYDGLSAVYDYGQNGAELKKNIKEYWWKAMVQMHENIVGLDSAIFMHPTTWKASGHVDAFNDPLIDNKDSKKRYRADVLIEDYVEKINQKAEKEIKKAAKRFGDDFDKAEFEATNPRVLGYRQKQREIMERMAKSLDAEDLEDVKALIEELGIADPETGSKNWTDVKQFNLMFGTKLGATAEGAMDLYLRPETAQGIFVNYLNVQKTGRMKIPFGIAQIGKAFRNEIVARQFIFRMREFEQMEMQYFVRPGDEMKWYDHWKETRMNWHRSLGLGEENYRFHDHDKLAHYANAAADIEFNFPFGFKELEGIHSRTDFDLASHEKHSGKKLQFFDPELNKNYVPYVVETSIGVDRMFLAIFSTSLVDEKLEDGSERTVLKLPAVLAPYKAAVLPLVKKDGLPEVARKIIADLKFDFNVTYDEKDAIGRRYRRQDANGTPFCITVDHDTLKDNAVTIRHRDTMEQKRVAISELRNIIDGEVNMRNWLTKL
- the ricT gene encoding regulatory iron-sulfur-containing complex subunit RicT produces the protein MGCNGCTQVVNGLPEGCRSNGVCSTDGGNKLNVFNWLSDMKIPTDQEAFDVVEVRFKNSRKGFYRNVNNIKLNIGDAVAVEASPGHDVGVVSLTGELMKVQAREKNVSTDDVSILKVYRKATQRDIDIWKTARDREWDTMITSRKIADRLGLKMKISDIEYQGDNSKAIFYYTAEERVDFRVLIKELASTFSIRIEMKQIGLRQEAARLGGIGSCGRELCCTTWLTDFRSVTTTAARYQQLSLNPQKLAGQCGKLKCCLNFELDSYLDSLKEFPSPETVLKTEKGRAFFQKMDIFKGVIWYSYQEEPMNWHPVPVSSVNDIISSNKEGVSVASLEEYSEEIVSAKKVDFHKVVGQDDLNRFDKRKDQGRRRLSQRNKKRGSGLKRKGEEVGSKKDAVKPSRPSRLSKPVKESKQQRPVSEKKTDAKPQGKKTGADKQNQPKTEQKKNPRGKFRFNKNKPGRFNKKSGGSGNKPEGSDNKKDS
- a CDS encoding gliding motility lipoprotein GldH, whose amino-acid sequence is MRFLFVPVLFILFITSCDENRVYDNYVGIPDATWNKDSIIEFNFSLEDTLSKNQVFINVRNTVDYQYSNLYLFTKVSFPDGKILQDTLEYEMTDVDGQWLGEGLSGLKSNLLYYKKDVVFYAKGDYTVSIQHGMRTENLEGIQDVGLRIESE